In Pedobacter sp. SL55, the following proteins share a genomic window:
- a CDS encoding DASH family cryptochrome — translation MASNMGKKILVWFRNDLRLHDNEMLVEAVSKADEILPVYVFDPRHFEKTQYHTYKTGVTRTKFLIESVASLQQSLQAMGGNLLVLQGNPEEVLPALVVKYDIAEVYHHREVASEETAVSLRLEDALWKQKVNLKHFIGHTLYNKEDLPFPIKDIPDVFTQFKKKTERDAVVKPCFPTPVAINFVSLEDSGTIPEIGSLLQDSTATMLKIDTAFKGGEKEALAHLHEYLHAGEGIVLANATLKKHEIVSKLSAWLALGCLSPREVYWKMKDAEANYGVRPYFHQIVLGLLWRDYYRFMFKKYGNTFFKPQGFKKDGEPLALENTSALQHWKNGQTGQPLVDACMQELNTIGYINQVARQLVATYLVKELEVNWVLGAAYFEEQLIDYAPASNWGNWAAVAGVGNDQKLANNFDFEKLAKILDPKGVFAQVVRA, via the coding sequence ATGGCTTCGAATATGGGCAAAAAGATTTTGGTATGGTTTAGAAATGACCTTCGATTGCATGATAATGAAATGTTAGTTGAAGCGGTTTCCAAGGCTGATGAAATTTTGCCCGTTTATGTGTTCGATCCTCGACATTTCGAAAAAACCCAATATCATACTTATAAAACCGGCGTTACAAGAACCAAATTCTTGATAGAAAGCGTGGCCTCTTTACAGCAATCGTTACAGGCTATGGGTGGTAATTTGTTGGTGCTGCAGGGTAATCCGGAAGAAGTATTGCCAGCATTAGTAGTTAAATATGATATTGCCGAGGTTTACCACCATAGAGAGGTGGCAAGCGAAGAAACTGCCGTGAGTTTGAGGTTGGAAGATGCGCTTTGGAAACAAAAAGTAAACCTAAAGCACTTCATCGGTCATACGCTTTACAACAAGGAAGATTTGCCTTTTCCAATTAAGGATATTCCTGATGTTTTTACGCAGTTTAAAAAGAAAACAGAGCGTGATGCAGTGGTAAAACCTTGCTTTCCTACTCCGGTTGCAATTAATTTTGTTAGTTTAGAAGATAGCGGTACCATTCCAGAAATTGGTAGCCTTTTACAAGACTCAACAGCTACAATGCTTAAAATTGATACAGCATTTAAAGGCGGAGAAAAAGAAGCTTTAGCGCATTTGCATGAATATTTGCATGCTGGCGAAGGCATAGTTTTGGCTAATGCTACTTTGAAAAAGCATGAAATTGTATCAAAACTTTCTGCCTGGTTGGCCTTGGGCTGTTTATCGCCCCGCGAAGTATATTGGAAAATGAAAGATGCTGAAGCCAATTATGGCGTAAGACCTTACTTTCATCAAATTGTGTTGGGCTTGTTGTGGCGAGATTATTATCGTTTCATGTTTAAGAAATATGGTAATACTTTCTTTAAACCTCAAGGGTTTAAGAAAGATGGCGAGCCTTTGGCACTAGAAAATACATCAGCTTTGCAGCATTGGAAAAACGGGCAAACCGGACAGCCTTTGGTTGATGCCTGTATGCAAGAGCTAAATACAATAGGTTACATTAACCAAGTGGCTAGGCAGTTAGTGGCAACTTATTTGGTTAAAGAGTTAGAGGTAAATTGGGTGCTTGGTGCGGCTTATTTTGAAGAGCAACTGATAGACTATGCACCTGCCAGTAATTGGGGCAATTGGGCTGCGGTTGCAGGTGTTGGTAACGATCAAAAGCTTGCCAATAACTTCGATTTTGAGAAGCTGGCAAAAATTTTAGACCCAAAAGGTGTGTTTGCACAGGTCGTTCGAGCCTAA
- a CDS encoding Crp/Fnr family transcriptional regulator, with amino-acid sequence MSYPLHQHIKKFVNVSEVDFAEILTFFEMLSVKKKDILLQEGELCRRNFFVLKGCLRLFFLKETGVEQTTQFAIENWWLTDNLAFLEQKQSSFTIQAVENSEVLAISHDAREEMLEKFPQMERYFRNVYEKAFATQQLRVKYINDYSREEIYLYFAKVQPAFLQRVPQYMLASYLGFTPEYLSEIKKKHLGK; translated from the coding sequence ATGTCTTACCCCTTACATCAGCACATAAAGAAGTTTGTAAATGTTAGCGAAGTTGATTTCGCTGAAATACTTACTTTTTTCGAAATGCTCTCTGTAAAGAAAAAAGATATTTTATTGCAAGAAGGCGAGCTTTGTAGAAGAAACTTTTTTGTGTTAAAAGGATGTTTACGTCTATTTTTCTTGAAAGAAACAGGTGTTGAGCAAACTACCCAATTCGCCATAGAAAACTGGTGGCTAACCGACAACCTTGCCTTTCTAGAACAGAAACAGAGTTCATTTACCATACAAGCCGTAGAAAATTCTGAAGTACTGGCAATTAGCCACGATGCTAGAGAAGAAATGCTGGAAAAATTTCCGCAAATGGAGCGGTATTTTAGAAATGTATACGAAAAAGCGTTTGCTACGCAGCAATTGCGTGTAAAATACATTAACGATTATTCGAGGGAAGAAATTTACCTCTACTTCGCAAAAGTTCAACCAGCATTTCTACAACGTGTACCACAATACATGTTGGCTTCTTATTTAGGTTTTACCCCTGAATATTTGAGCGAGATTAAGAAGAAACATTTAGGGAAGTGA
- a CDS encoding carboxymuconolactone decarboxylase family protein has product MKRIDLFSVEPNAYKALVPLETYVQSSALTKTHKELIKIRASQINGCAFCLDMHTKDAMKFGETPQRIFLLNAWRETDLFTEEEKIILELTEQITAISNGGVSDDLYTKAITTFGENYVAQIILACVAINSWNRIAISTNKEIAK; this is encoded by the coding sequence ATGAAAAGAATAGACTTGTTTAGTGTAGAACCAAATGCCTATAAGGCCTTAGTTCCTTTAGAAACTTATGTACAAAGCAGCGCTTTAACCAAAACACACAAAGAGCTCATTAAAATTAGAGCATCGCAAATTAATGGCTGCGCTTTTTGTTTAGATATGCACACTAAAGATGCAATGAAGTTTGGCGAAACTCCGCAACGTATTTTTCTATTAAACGCTTGGCGTGAAACCGATTTATTTACCGAAGAAGAAAAAATCATTTTAGAATTAACCGAGCAAATTACGGCGATTAGTAATGGTGGCGTTAGCGATGATTTATACACAAAAGCCATTACCACTTTTGGCGAAAACTATGTAGCACAAATTATTCTTGCTTGTGTAGCCATTAACAGCTGGAATAGAATTGCCATTAGTACCAACAAAGAAATTGCTAAGTAA